One region of Nycticebus coucang isolate mNycCou1 chromosome 10, mNycCou1.pri, whole genome shotgun sequence genomic DNA includes:
- the RGS16 gene encoding regulator of G-protein signaling 16 — protein MCRTLAAFPATCLERAKEFKTRLGIFLHKSELGSDTGSVGKFEWGTKHSKERNFSEDVLGWKESFDLLLNSKNGVATFHAFLKTEFSEENLEFWLACEEFKKIRSATKLASRAQQIFEEFICSEAPKEVNIDHETRELTRTNLQAATATCFDVAQGKTRTLMEKDSYPRFLKSSAYRDLAAQASAASVSLSGSSPAEPSHT, from the exons ATGTGCCGCACCCTTGCCGCCTTCCCCGCTACCTGTCTGGAGAG AGCCAAAGAGTTCAAGACACGTCTGGGGATCTTTCTTCACAAATCAGAGCTGGGCTCTGATACTGGAAGTGTTGGCAAGTTTGAGTGGGGCACCAAACACAGCAAAGAGAG aaatttctcaGAAGATGTGCTGGGGTGGAAAGAGTCGTTTGACCTGCTGCTGAACAGTAAAA ATGGAGTGGCTACCTTTCATGCTTTCCTGAAGACGGAGTTCAGCGAGGAGAACCTGGAGTTCTGGCTGGCCTGTGAGGAGTTCAAGAAGATCCGATCAGCTACCAAGCTGGCCTCCAGGGCTCAACAGATCTTTGAGGAGTTCATTTGCAGCGAAGCTCCCAAGGAG GTGAACATAGACCATGAGACGCGGGAGCTGACAAGGACCAACCTACAGGCTGCCACAGCCACGTGCTTTGATGTGGCTCAGGGGAAGACGCGCACTCTGATGGAGAAGGACTCCTATCCACGCTTCCTGAAGTCATCTGCTTACCGGGACCTGGCTGCCCAAGCCTCAgctgcctctgtgtctctgtctggCAGCAGCCCAGCTGAGCCCTCACACACCTGA